TTTCAGCAACAAAAATATTGTTTTCCGGAATACCTACCTCCTGTGCTAAACGGGCATGTTTTACCAACATTCTATGTTCTCCGTGAACGGGGACAAAGAATTTCGGTTTAACGAGGTTAAGCATCATTTTTAAGTCTTCCTGGCTAGCGTGACCGGAAACATGAATTCCTGACACTGCTTCATGAATGACTTGAGCACCTTGTTTAAACAAGTGGTCCACAGTTCTGGCTACTAGTTTTTCGTTTCCTGGAATGGGCGTGGCGGAGATAATGACCGTATCGCCGGGAATAATCTCCAGTTTGCGATGGTCCGACATTGCCATTCTGGTTAAGGCTGACATAGGTTCCCCCTGGCTGCCGGTAGTAATAATCACCACTTTGTCTTTGGGTAGATTAAGTATCTCATCCACCTCAACCAGAATTCCTTTAGGGGCATGCAGGTATCCCAGTTCAGTAGCCACGTTCACCACATTTACCATGCTTCGGCCCACCACAGCTACTTTACGCCCGTATTTATGAGCAGCACTTATAATCTGCTGTAAGCGGTGCACATTTGAAGCAAAGCTGGCAATTATAATTCGTTCAGTAGCCTGATGAAAAGCTTCATCTAACGTTTGCCCCACCACTTTTTCTGACATGGTAAACCCGGGCCTCTCCACATTTGTACTATCCGAAAGAAGTACTAAAACCCCCTTCTCACCCAACTGGGCAAATTTGTAAAAGTCCATCACATCGCCGTCCACAGGTGTTTGATCTAATTTAAAATCCCCTGTATGTACAACTGTACCAATAGGGGTGTGAACAGCAATAGCAACTGCATCGGGAATACTGTGGCTTACTCTGATGAACTCGACCTCAAAAGGACCAATTTTTAAAGTATCCCTTGGTTTAACGCAATTCAGTTTGACACTGCTCAACAAATTATGTTCTTTCAATTTCCCTTGTAACAGTCCTAAAGTGAGTTTCGTGCCATAAACAGGTACATTGAGTTCTTTTAACACGTAAGGCAGTGCTCCAATATGGTCCTCATGTCCATGTGTTAAAAGAATAGCCTTGACCATTTGCCGATTTTCCAGCAGGTAACTGATATCAGGGATCACTATATCAATGCCTAACATTTCATCTTCCGGAAATATCAAGCCAGAGTCAATCACTAAGATATTATTACCGTACTTGACCAGCATCATATTTTTGCCGATTTCCCCCAGTCCTCCCAGGGGAATCAAAACCAACTTGTTGTTTTCCGCCATTTAAGCACCTCCAGTTTAACACCTAAAAACTAAAAAAGAAAAAATACACGAACAAAAAAGGACAAGAAAAATAAGCGCCTAGCGCTTCATCGCAAGCACCACAAGGCGCCCGTCAGCCGTTCAGTTATCCCTACCCATGATTATACTTGATAAGATTTGCCTGCACAAGTTATCTTCTACTAGTATTGCATGCCGTTGTTCATAAAATACAATATAAAGAAAACTGGGCTTACGCCAAGCTTATAAGCGCCGGCGGAAGCCCTAGTTGCACTTATGCAAATCAGAAAGTCAATAAACGTTCTGATTTGCTAAAAAAGAGCGTTTCTTTAAACGCTCTTCAGCAACCCGTATTTTTGTAAAGTAGCTGCAATGATTTTTTCTTCCTCCGCCGTTGCCCCAACCAAAGGCAATCTAAATCCCCCGACCTTGTGTCCCATTAATGCCATGGCAGTTTTAACTGGAATCGGATTAGTAGTAATAAACATGGTTTTAAACAGCGGAAATAATTCCAGATGTATTTGCAGTGCTTCTGCAGTATTGCCATTGATAAAAGCTTCAGTCATAGCTTTAATGCGGCTGCCTACCAAATGGGAAGCAACACTAACAACACCGTAACCTCCCAATGCTAGCATCGGCAAAGTCATAGTATCATCACCGCTATAGATTAAAAAGTCATCCGGCGTTAGTCTCCGCAGTTCTGTCATTTGCTCCATATCGCCGGTCGATTCTTTGATGGCTAAAATATTATCAAGCTCTGCTAGTTTAGCCACAGTAACAGGCAACATATTTCTGCCTGTGCGGGAAGGAATATTGTAAAGCATTATCGGTAAGGCGGTATTCTCGGCAATGCTTTTAAAATGCTGGTAAAGCCCGTCTTGAGTCGGCTTATTGTAATACGGAGCAACCACAAGTAATCCGTCCACTCCTGCTTGCTCTGCCGCTTGGGATTGCTTAATGCTGTCTTCAGTGCTGTAAGAACCTGTTCCTGCCAAAACCGGAATATTCGGCCCTACAGCTTCCTTTACAGCTTGAAACAATTCCAATTTTTCCTCTTTGCTCAGAGTAGGACTTTCACCCGTTGTTCCCGCAACCACTAAACCATCACTGCCATTGGCGACCAAGTAGCTGGCGAGTTTCCTTGCTCCTTCCAAATCCAGCTTGTCTTCGGGAGTAAAAGGGGTAACCATTGCGGTTAATACACGTCCGAAATTATTTTGCAAAATCATCCACCTCACTTATTTATTCGTTAAGTTTAAATTTATTATGGAGTGCACGAACTGCCTTTTCCATTGATTTTTGCTCGACCAAGCACCAAATTGTAGTATACGAATCTGCAGACTGCAGTATTTCAATTTTTTCCTCAGCCAAAGCTTCAACAATACTCGCCATCACGCCTGGCAATCCAGTCATCCCTGCTCCCACAACCGAAACTTTGGCGCAGCCCGGTCTCAGTTCCACATTAAATCCAAGTTTCGTTAAAATATTTTGTGCTTTTGCAGCCACACTTTCTTTCACCGTAAAGATCAGCTCTTTGGGATGAACATTAATAAAATCCACACTTATGCCGGCGTCTGCCAATGACCGGAAAACCTTTGCCGCACTTTGCATACCATCGGCCCCTGTAAGAATAACTTTTATCTGGGTGATGTTAGTAATTTGAGTAATGCCGGTGACCGGTCGATCATTTAGCAGGGGAGGGTCTTGTTCTAAAGTATGCCTGGCATTTGTCACCAAAGTGCCTGGTGCTTCATTAAAAGTACATTTCACTTTTAGAGGGATATTTTTTTGTGCTGCAATTTCAACCGCTCTGGGATGAATTACCTTGGCGCCCTCATAAGCAAGATGGCAGATTTCATTATAGGTCACTTGAGTTAGTGTCTTTGCCTCCGCAACTATCCTGGGATCCGCCGTTTTCACTCCGTCAACGTCTGTGTAAATCTCGATAGCTTCGGCATCTAGGGCCACACCCAAAGCAGAAGCAGTAGTATCGCTCCCGCCCCGTCCTAAAGTGGTGATTTCACCATCGGCAGTAACTCCTTGAAAGCCTGTTACAATCACTATGTAATCATCTTTCAGGGCGTTTACAATCCGCTTGGTGTCAATCTTAACAACCCTGGCATCCCCGTACTGATTATCGGTAATTATGCCCGCCTGTGCGCCCGTAAAACAAACAGACTTATAGCCCATACCCTGCAATGTTCCTGCCAAGATAACACCGGAAATAATCTCTCCGCAAGACATCACAAGATCCAATTCCCTTTGGCTTAATTCGGGGTTACTTTTGGTAGCCAGCGAGATCAAAGTATCTG
This region of Zhaonella formicivorans genomic DNA includes:
- a CDS encoding ribonuclease J translates to MAENNKLVLIPLGGLGEIGKNMMLVKYGNNILVIDSGLIFPEDEMLGIDIVIPDISYLLENRQMVKAILLTHGHEDHIGALPYVLKELNVPVYGTKLTLGLLQGKLKEHNLLSSVKLNCVKPRDTLKIGPFEVEFIRVSHSIPDAVAIAVHTPIGTVVHTGDFKLDQTPVDGDVMDFYKFAQLGEKGVLVLLSDSTNVERPGFTMSEKVVGQTLDEAFHQATERIIIASFASNVHRLQQIISAAHKYGRKVAVVGRSMVNVVNVATELGYLHAPKGILVEVDEILNLPKDKVVIITTGSQGEPMSALTRMAMSDHRKLEIIPGDTVIISATPIPGNEKLVARTVDHLFKQGAQVIHEAVSGIHVSGHASQEDLKMMLNLVKPKFFVPVHGEHRMLVKHARLAQEVGIPENNIFVAENGQVLEFTKNKGTFAGRVTAGRVLVDGLGVGDVGNIVLRDRKQLSQDGILIVVVTLNKDTGAVVAGPDIVSRGFVYVRESEELMEEAKEKVRQSLDKCAERQVSEWSTIKSNVRDTLGKFLYEKTRRRPMILPIIMEV
- the dapA gene encoding 4-hydroxy-tetrahydrodipicolinate synthase codes for the protein MQNNFGRVLTAMVTPFTPEDKLDLEGARKLASYLVANGSDGLVVAGTTGESPTLSKEEKLELFQAVKEAVGPNIPVLAGTGSYSTEDSIKQSQAAEQAGVDGLLVVAPYYNKPTQDGLYQHFKSIAENTALPIMLYNIPSRTGRNMLPVTVAKLAELDNILAIKESTGDMEQMTELRRLTPDDFLIYSGDDTMTLPMLALGGYGVVSVASHLVGSRIKAMTEAFINGNTAEALQIHLELFPLFKTMFITTNPIPVKTAMALMGHKVGGFRLPLVGATAEEEKIIAATLQKYGLLKSV
- the dapG gene encoding aspartate kinase, whose amino-acid sequence is MRILVQKYGGSSVATEEARQQVAAKIIAAKQEGYSLVVVVSAIGRQGAPYATDTLISLATKSNPELSQRELDLVMSCGEIISGVILAGTLQGMGYKSVCFTGAQAGIITDNQYGDARVVKIDTKRIVNALKDDYIVIVTGFQGVTADGEITTLGRGGSDTTASALGVALDAEAIEIYTDVDGVKTADPRIVAEAKTLTQVTYNEICHLAYEGAKVIHPRAVEIAAQKNIPLKVKCTFNEAPGTLVTNARHTLEQDPPLLNDRPVTGITQITNITQIKVILTGADGMQSAAKVFRSLADAGISVDFINVHPKELIFTVKESVAAKAQNILTKLGFNVELRPGCAKVSVVGAGMTGLPGVMASIVEALAEEKIEILQSADSYTTIWCLVEQKSMEKAVRALHNKFKLNE